In the genome of Streptomyces globosus, one region contains:
- a CDS encoding class I SAM-dependent methyltransferase: MSETAYLSSVRASYDAVAVDCARLLGTALDGRPLDRALLAAFAESVRAGGPRGAAGPAVADLGCGPGRITAHLNRLGVRAFGVDLSPAMVAVARRSHPGLRFEVGAMGSLDVADGALAGAVAWHSTLHTPPEELPSLFGEFARVLAPGGHLLLAFGAGEGRVRLDRAYGHAVDLTVHRMPPDRVAELLSGAGLAESARLVRQPEAGEDCPQGFLLARKASPAA, translated from the coding sequence ATGAGCGAGACCGCGTACCTGAGCTCCGTACGGGCGTCCTACGACGCCGTCGCCGTCGACTGCGCCCGGCTGCTCGGGACGGCCCTGGACGGCAGACCGCTCGACCGGGCCCTGCTCGCGGCGTTCGCCGAATCGGTTCGGGCCGGAGGGCCGCGGGGCGCGGCGGGCCCGGCGGTCGCGGACCTGGGCTGCGGGCCGGGCCGGATCACGGCGCACCTGAACCGGCTCGGCGTACGGGCGTTCGGCGTGGACCTCTCGCCCGCCATGGTGGCGGTGGCCCGGCGGAGCCACCCCGGGCTGCGGTTCGAGGTGGGCGCCATGGGCTCCCTGGACGTGGCGGACGGCGCCCTCGCCGGGGCCGTGGCCTGGCACTCCACCCTGCACACCCCGCCGGAGGAGCTTCCTTCCCTGTTCGGGGAGTTCGCCCGTGTCCTGGCTCCCGGCGGGCACCTGCTGCTCGCCTTCGGGGCGGGCGAGGGCCGGGTGCGCCTGGACCGCGCCTACGGGCATGCCGTCGACCTGACCGTCCACCGGATGCCCCCGGACCGGGTCGCCGAACTGCTGTCCGGTGCCGGGCTGGCGGAGTCGGCCCGGCTCGTCCGGCAGCCCGAGGCCGGCGAGGACTGCCCGCAGGGCTTCCTCCTGGCCCGCAAGGCCTCCCCCGCCGCTTAG
- a CDS encoding IucA/IucC family protein yields the protein MNLPDSPAEEAVSAELAEVRPALVAAYGAALGGARAAVLTRLWRALASEPLPWVARRERGPGGTAVLLADGRRLEGPPADPYATAPHVTGLRLGGAVFSQAGRLVRALGVPHGEAFAAELDDSTASLALSLAGQPDGPEEAPAAAWEWEQRIVDGHPYHPSCRSRPGFTVAEQLAYAPEHRPVVELAAVSVPAAECLVTGEWPDRLRQGGRILLPVHPWQAEHVLKQADRIPLPGAAAHPLMALRTLSPVGGGPHVKTALSTRLTSSVRDISRYSVETAAAVSAFAQGLAARLDGRLHFTRTLAAATAHGPDLAAVLREPPEAYADAAAGEQVVPVAALALAPFARSADWQARFARLALPVCLRVLELGVALEAHGQNLLVVLSPGGDPLRLVYRDLADVRISPARLARHGLAAPPVAGRLVTDDPVVLRRKLFGSLVAGALAATAGSAEALGRALAAAAPELPATDDTAALLADPLPAKALTLMRLSPEVPGDQWTALDNPLMGGERAVRAG from the coding sequence ATGAACCTCCCCGACTCCCCGGCCGAGGAGGCCGTCTCCGCCGAACTGGCCGAGGTGCGTCCTGCGCTGGTCGCCGCGTACGGGGCGGCGCTCGGCGGCGCCCGGGCCGCCGTGCTGACCCGGCTGTGGCGGGCGCTGGCCTCGGAGCCGCTGCCGTGGGTGGCGCGCCGCGAGCGGGGCCCCGGCGGCACGGCCGTGCTGCTCGCCGACGGACGGCGCCTGGAGGGCCCGCCGGCGGACCCGTACGCCACCGCGCCGCACGTCACCGGGCTCCGCCTCGGCGGGGCGGTGTTCTCGCAGGCGGGACGGCTGGTGAGGGCGCTGGGCGTGCCGCACGGCGAGGCGTTCGCCGCGGAGCTGGACGACAGTACGGCGTCGCTGGCGCTGTCCCTGGCCGGCCAGCCCGATGGGCCGGAGGAGGCGCCGGCGGCTGCCTGGGAGTGGGAGCAGCGGATCGTCGACGGCCACCCGTACCACCCCAGCTGCCGCTCCCGTCCCGGTTTCACGGTGGCCGAGCAGCTGGCGTACGCGCCGGAGCACCGGCCGGTGGTCGAGCTCGCCGCGGTGTCCGTGCCGGCCGCGGAATGCCTGGTCACCGGCGAGTGGCCGGACCGGTTGCGCCAGGGCGGCCGGATCCTGCTGCCCGTGCACCCGTGGCAGGCCGAGCACGTCCTGAAGCAGGCGGACCGTATCCCGCTGCCCGGCGCCGCGGCCCACCCGCTGATGGCGCTGCGGACCCTGAGCCCGGTCGGCGGCGGACCGCACGTCAAGACCGCGCTGAGCACCCGGCTGACCTCCTCCGTCCGGGACATCTCCCGGTACTCGGTGGAGACGGCCGCCGCGGTGTCGGCGTTCGCCCAGGGGCTCGCCGCCCGGCTGGACGGGCGGCTGCACTTCACCCGGACGCTCGCTGCGGCCACCGCCCACGGCCCGGACCTGGCCGCGGTGCTGCGCGAGCCCCCGGAGGCGTACGCGGACGCCGCGGCCGGCGAGCAGGTCGTGCCGGTCGCGGCACTGGCCCTCGCCCCGTTCGCCCGATCGGCGGACTGGCAGGCCCGTTTCGCGCGCCTCGCGCTGCCGGTGTGCCTGCGCGTGCTGGAGCTGGGGGTGGCCCTGGAGGCGCACGGGCAGAACCTGCTCGTCGTCCTCTCCCCCGGCGGGGACCCGCTGCGGCTGGTCTACCGGGACCTGGCCGACGTACGGATCAGCCCGGCCCGGCTCGCCCGGCACGGCCTCGCGGCGCCGCCGGTCGCGGGGCGGCTGGTCACCGACGACCCGGTGGTGCTGCGCCGGAAGCTGTTCGGCTCCCTCGTCGCGGGCGCCCTGGCGGCGACCGCAGGCTCGGCGGAGGCCCTCGGCCGGGCCCTGGCCGCGGCGGCACCGGAGCTGCCCGCCACGGACGACACGGCGGCGCTGCTGGCGGACCCGCTGCCGGCGAAGGCCCTGACCCTGATGCGGCTGAGCCCGGAGGTCCCGGGCGACCAGTGGACGGCCCTGGACAACCCCCTTATGGGGGGTGAGCGGGCAGTCCGGGCGGGCTAG
- a CDS encoding IucA/IucC family protein encodes MESVDLNAAADELSAAPLLNCLLREAADPEGGGVHRLRATGRLLRVRGGRRPVRPELRTPDGWRPLTHSELVKLTADELYRYTGVPNDELPVEIADSRAAVAALLAARRAAAPPQDAYVRSEQALVMGHPHHPAPKARGGAPAARWLPYAPEAHGRFPLVFLGLREDQAADEGGAAAAGAVDALAGLLDGPRPPAGYRLLPAHPWQLELVSASPAVRAAFADGRLLRLGESRLPAWPTASVRTLYVPGGGGHSGGHGDLFVKFSLDVRITNDVRRLWRHDLVKLRRTDEAARAGFEALRRAGSPAAWLSDRGYRTAAFAFEELAVLVRDGLRQHLVPGAAPVLAAALAEGYEGSPLAAAADPEAWWRAYLRHVVPPALELFARHGVVLEAHAQNTVVAFDAHGMPVQALFRDAEGVKLPADGDRAAAWQRLVYCLVVNHLGGVGAALAEAHPRAAGAVWPAVRGEFRRHAAERGLPEAAELLTAPSLPAKTNLLLRWTRADGADARYIPLPNPLLADAEA; translated from the coding sequence ATGGAATCCGTGGACCTCAACGCCGCAGCCGACGAACTCTCCGCCGCACCCCTGCTCAACTGCCTGCTCAGGGAGGCGGCCGACCCCGAAGGCGGAGGTGTCCACCGGCTGCGCGCCACCGGGCGGCTGCTGCGGGTCCGCGGCGGCCGCCGGCCCGTGCGGCCCGAGCTGCGCACCCCGGACGGATGGCGGCCGCTCACCCACAGCGAGCTGGTGAAGCTCACCGCCGACGAGCTGTACCGGTACACGGGCGTGCCGAACGACGAACTGCCCGTCGAGATCGCCGACAGCCGCGCCGCCGTGGCCGCGCTGCTGGCCGCCCGCCGGGCCGCCGCGCCGCCGCAGGACGCCTACGTCCGCTCCGAGCAGGCCCTCGTCATGGGCCACCCCCACCACCCGGCCCCCAAGGCCCGCGGCGGGGCGCCCGCGGCGCGCTGGCTGCCGTACGCCCCGGAGGCGCACGGCCGGTTCCCGCTGGTCTTCCTCGGACTGCGCGAGGACCAGGCCGCCGACGAGGGCGGGGCCGCCGCGGCCGGCGCGGTCGACGCGCTGGCCGGCCTCCTGGACGGGCCGCGCCCGCCCGCCGGCTACCGGCTGCTGCCCGCCCACCCGTGGCAGCTGGAGCTGGTCTCGGCGTCGCCGGCGGTACGGGCGGCGTTCGCCGACGGGCGGCTGCTGCGGCTGGGCGAGAGCCGCCTGCCGGCCTGGCCGACCGCCTCGGTCCGCACCCTGTACGTGCCCGGAGGCGGCGGGCACAGCGGTGGGCACGGCGACCTGTTCGTGAAGTTCAGCCTCGACGTGCGGATCACCAACGACGTCCGCCGGCTGTGGCGGCACGACCTGGTGAAGCTGCGCCGCACGGACGAGGCCGCCCGGGCCGGCTTCGAGGCGCTGCGCCGGGCCGGCTCGCCGGCGGCCTGGCTGTCCGACCGCGGCTACCGCACCGCCGCGTTCGCCTTCGAGGAGCTGGCGGTCCTGGTCCGCGACGGGCTGCGGCAGCACCTCGTGCCGGGCGCGGCGCCGGTGCTCGCGGCGGCCCTCGCCGAGGGGTACGAGGGCAGCCCGCTGGCCGCCGCGGCCGACCCGGAGGCCTGGTGGCGGGCGTATCTGCGCCATGTCGTGCCGCCGGCGCTGGAGCTGTTCGCCCGGCACGGCGTGGTGCTGGAGGCGCACGCCCAGAACACCGTGGTCGCGTTCGACGCCCACGGCATGCCCGTCCAAGCGCTGTTCCGCGACGCGGAGGGCGTGAAGCTGCCGGCGGACGGGGACCGCGCGGCCGCCTGGCAGCGGCTGGTCTACTGCCTGGTCGTCAACCACCTGGGCGGGGTGGGGGCGGCGCTCGCCGAGGCGCACCCCCGGGCCGCCGGGGCGGTGTGGCCGGCGGTGCGCGGGGAGTTCCGGCGGCATGCGGCCGAACGGGGCCTGCCCGAGGCGGCGGAGCTGCTGACGGCGCCGTCCCTGCCGGCGAAGACGAACCTGCTGCTGCGGTGGACCCGCGCCGACGGCGCGGACGCCCGCTACATCCCGCTGCCGAACCCCCTGCTGGCGGACGCGGAGGCTTAG
- a CDS encoding GntR family transcriptional regulator — protein sequence MSSSPRDGGPAAVPKYQRIAAALRQELQDAVHGPGGRLPSERTLAARYRVNRQTVRAALQQLRDDGLIVTERRGTRSAAPAPAPGPAPAPALPAGAPAASGAAAPGAPPGAVLVQSWLARVTVPPSLAAQLGMQGGERTLVHHRRERGPAGQTLQHAVTYVCPRALAEAPELAGYRRAAAVRDEDPGPLDRWLDRAAREGRVAETITMTLSSRPASAAAAGGLSVRRTLHDDAGRLLAVTDLSFPTWDRLTFHRDRAVSGFQVS from the coding sequence ATGTCCTCGTCCCCGCGGGACGGCGGCCCGGCCGCCGTGCCCAAGTACCAGCGGATCGCCGCAGCGCTGCGGCAGGAGCTCCAGGACGCCGTCCACGGCCCCGGAGGCAGACTCCCCTCCGAGCGCACCCTGGCGGCCCGGTACCGCGTCAACCGGCAGACCGTCCGCGCCGCGCTCCAGCAGTTGCGCGACGACGGCCTGATCGTCACCGAGCGCCGCGGCACCCGCTCGGCCGCCCCCGCGCCCGCACCCGGCCCCGCGCCCGCCCCCGCCCTGCCCGCGGGGGCCCCGGCCGCCTCCGGAGCCGCCGCCCCCGGCGCGCCGCCCGGCGCCGTACTCGTGCAGAGCTGGCTCGCCCGGGTCACCGTGCCGCCCTCCCTCGCCGCGCAGCTCGGCATGCAGGGCGGCGAGCGCACCCTGGTCCACCACCGCCGCGAGCGCGGCCCCGCCGGGCAGACCCTCCAGCACGCCGTCACCTACGTCTGCCCCCGCGCCCTCGCCGAGGCACCCGAGCTGGCCGGCTACCGCCGCGCCGCGGCCGTACGGGACGAGGACCCCGGGCCCCTCGACCGCTGGCTCGACCGCGCCGCCCGCGAGGGCCGCGTCGCCGAGACCATCACCATGACCCTCAGCAGCCGCCCCGCGTCCGCAGCCGCCGCCGGCGGCCTGTCCGTGCGCCGCACCCTGCACGACGACGCCGGCCGGCTCCTCGCCGTGACCGACCTCTCCTTCCCCACCTGGGACCGGCTGACCTTCCACCGCGACCGCGCGGTCAGCGGCTTCCAGGTCAGCTGA
- a CDS encoding SigB/SigF/SigG family RNA polymerase sigma factor, which produces MRAPAHTPAAETAAVPRPRPASAAPGIADLPRIEEPREVAPADARELSRVFFGRLHELEEGTPERRYVRNTLIEMNASLVQYAVRRFRGRADADDIEDLVQVGTIGLIKAIDRYDPSRETEFATLAMPYITGEIKRHFRDTTWAVRVPRRLQELRIDIAKAKEELTGALDRSPTVSDIAAHLDLTAEEVVEGLFAANGHTSGSLDAPQPAFTESGGDPAEGQTLADVIGAEEPALERVEDLQALAPLLERLSARERRMLQLRFGDELTQAQIGAALGISQMQVSRLLTRVLAHLRASMLADPAEDGAARR; this is translated from the coding sequence ATGCGAGCCCCTGCCCACACGCCCGCCGCCGAAACCGCCGCAGTGCCCCGCCCCCGCCCCGCCTCCGCGGCGCCCGGGATCGCGGACCTGCCGCGGATCGAGGAGCCCAGGGAGGTGGCACCGGCCGACGCGCGCGAGCTCTCCCGGGTCTTCTTCGGGCGGCTCCACGAACTCGAAGAGGGCACTCCGGAGCGCCGGTACGTCCGCAACACGCTCATCGAGATGAACGCCTCCCTCGTCCAGTACGCCGTACGCCGCTTCCGCGGCCGGGCCGACGCGGACGACATCGAGGACCTCGTCCAGGTCGGCACGATCGGACTCATCAAGGCGATCGACCGCTACGACCCCTCCCGCGAGACCGAGTTCGCCACCCTCGCCATGCCGTACATCACCGGCGAGATCAAACGGCACTTCCGCGACACCACCTGGGCCGTCCGCGTCCCGCGCCGCCTCCAGGAACTGCGCATCGACATCGCCAAGGCGAAGGAGGAGCTGACCGGCGCCCTCGACCGCTCGCCCACCGTCTCCGACATCGCCGCGCACCTCGACCTCACCGCGGAGGAGGTCGTCGAGGGGCTCTTCGCCGCCAACGGCCACACCAGCGGCTCCCTCGACGCCCCGCAGCCGGCCTTCACCGAATCCGGCGGCGACCCCGCCGAAGGCCAGACGCTCGCCGACGTCATCGGCGCCGAGGAGCCCGCCCTGGAACGCGTCGAGGACCTCCAGGCCCTCGCGCCCCTGCTGGAACGGCTCAGCGCCCGCGAGCGCCGCATGCTCCAGCTCCGCTTCGGCGACGAACTCACCCAGGCGCAGATCGGCGCCGCTCTCGGCATCTCCCAGATGCAGGTGTCGCGGCTGCTGACGCGCGTCCTGGCCCACCTGCGGGCCTCCATGCTGGCCGACCCCGCCGAGGACGGCGCCGCCCGCCGCTGA
- a CDS encoding quaternary amine ABC transporter ATP-binding protein — MSTLQAEHVYKVFGRRPGAAVRALRDGASREELRTDGATAAVIDASFRVEPGEIFVIMGLSGSGKSTLLRMLNGLLEPTDGRILFDGRDLTALSRRELRHVRSTKISMVFQHFALFPHRSVLENAAYGLEVQGADRADRERRAAEALELCGLSGWQDSWPDELSGGMQQRVGLARALATDADLLLMDESFSALDPLIRRDMQDQLLELQKTLGKTIVFITHDLNEAMRLGDGIAVMRDGRIVQQGTAEDILTRPADDYVASFVQDVDRSRVLTADAVMTGPGAGCSCGCPTVTPDTPLADLCAVSARVPHPVAVTGTDGAVVGTVAQDRLVAFIGDEHRAPVRCEEAAA; from the coding sequence GTGTCCACGCTCCAGGCCGAACACGTCTACAAGGTGTTCGGAAGACGACCCGGCGCGGCGGTCCGCGCGCTCCGAGACGGCGCGAGCCGCGAGGAACTGCGCACCGACGGAGCGACGGCCGCCGTGATCGACGCCTCCTTCCGCGTCGAGCCCGGCGAGATCTTCGTCATCATGGGCCTGTCGGGATCGGGCAAGTCCACCCTGCTCCGCATGCTCAACGGACTGCTCGAACCCACCGACGGGCGCATCCTCTTCGACGGCCGCGACCTCACCGCCCTCTCCCGCCGCGAGCTGCGCCACGTCCGCTCCACGAAAATCAGCATGGTCTTCCAGCACTTCGCGCTCTTCCCGCACCGCAGCGTCCTGGAGAACGCCGCCTACGGCCTGGAGGTCCAGGGAGCCGACCGCGCCGACCGCGAGCGCCGCGCCGCCGAAGCCCTGGAACTCTGCGGGCTCTCCGGCTGGCAGGACTCCTGGCCCGACGAGCTGTCCGGCGGCATGCAGCAGCGCGTCGGCCTCGCCCGCGCCCTCGCCACCGACGCCGACCTGCTCCTGATGGACGAGTCCTTCAGCGCCCTCGACCCGCTGATCCGCCGCGACATGCAGGACCAGTTGCTCGAACTGCAGAAGACCCTCGGCAAGACCATCGTCTTCATCACGCACGACCTCAACGAGGCCATGCGCCTCGGCGACGGCATCGCCGTCATGCGCGACGGCCGCATCGTCCAGCAGGGCACCGCCGAGGACATCCTCACCCGCCCCGCCGACGACTACGTCGCCTCGTTCGTCCAGGACGTCGACCGCTCCCGCGTGCTGACCGCCGACGCCGTCATGACCGGCCCCGGTGCCGGCTGCTCCTGCGGCTGCCCGACCGTCACCCCCGACACCCCGCTCGCCGACCTGTGCGCCGTCAGCGCCCGCGTCCCGCACCCCGTCGCCGTGACCGGCACCGACGGCGCCGTCGTCGGCACCGTCGCGCAGGACCGGCTCGTCGCCTTCATCGGCGACGAGCACCGGGCCCCCGTACGCTGTGAGGAGGCGGCCGCCTGA